The proteins below are encoded in one region of Sulfitobacter sp. SK012:
- a CDS encoding sugar ABC transporter ATP-binding protein: MQRLQGGLFFDSVEKHFGGTYALKSVSLAVERGEIVALLGENGAGKSTLIKVLGGIHAPDAGQILIDGQPYAHRPSGFGERQKVAFIHQDLGLIEWMTVAENIALALGYSRKNGLIKWSKVNEFARQALAKVDCTFDPTTRVQDLSRTEKSLVAIARALAVDCDFLVLDEPTASLPADEVDRLFKALRPLREQGVGMIYVSHRLDEIFDIADRVAVLRDGQVVGVRAIDHTSPEELVNMIVGRATREVHKPTEARGEKTLSVQDLYVGEAGPVDFDLHRNEIVGLVGLRGAGHEDVSRALFGVEPFRGTIVLDGTIPDLSSPQSALDAGIGLVARDRTGEAIAMNLTIRENTFLNPAAVGRKAFSFMWGSDETKAAVQIGKDIALSPNDPTLAIEALSGGNQQKVVMGRWLATDRKLLICEDPTAGVDVGAKAEIYTLLNKALEAGVAIIIVSTDFEEVAAICHRAIVFSQGQIVGELKGTRLTSENLIQAASAGNHGLAKENPHAIS, encoded by the coding sequence GTGCAACGTTTGCAAGGCGGCTTATTTTTTGATTCAGTCGAAAAGCACTTTGGGGGCACCTACGCTCTTAAGTCGGTATCGCTCGCTGTTGAGCGCGGCGAGATTGTTGCTTTGCTGGGCGAAAACGGTGCCGGAAAATCGACCCTCATCAAAGTCCTCGGAGGCATTCACGCACCTGATGCCGGCCAGATTTTAATCGATGGCCAGCCCTATGCACATCGCCCCAGCGGCTTTGGAGAACGTCAAAAAGTAGCGTTTATCCACCAAGATCTGGGCTTGATTGAATGGATGACCGTCGCCGAGAACATTGCTCTGGCTTTGGGATATTCGCGCAAAAACGGGTTAATCAAATGGAGCAAGGTCAACGAATTCGCACGGCAGGCTTTGGCCAAGGTCGACTGCACGTTTGATCCGACAACCCGTGTTCAAGATTTATCACGCACGGAAAAATCGCTCGTCGCGATTGCCCGCGCATTGGCTGTCGATTGTGACTTTCTTGTTTTGGATGAACCAACGGCGTCATTGCCCGCGGACGAAGTGGATCGATTGTTCAAGGCCCTGCGCCCATTGCGCGAACAGGGCGTTGGGATGATCTACGTTTCACATCGGTTGGACGAGATTTTTGACATTGCGGACCGCGTTGCAGTTTTACGCGACGGCCAGGTTGTTGGTGTGCGCGCCATCGACCACACCTCGCCCGAGGAATTGGTCAACATGATTGTTGGTCGTGCGACACGCGAAGTGCACAAGCCGACCGAAGCGCGCGGCGAAAAAACATTGAGTGTTCAGGATCTTTATGTGGGCGAAGCTGGGCCGGTCGACTTTGACTTGCACCGCAATGAAATTGTTGGGCTGGTTGGATTGCGCGGTGCAGGTCATGAGGATGTGTCCCGTGCCCTTTTTGGTGTTGAGCCATTTCGCGGCACCATCGTTCTGGACGGTACGATACCTGATCTAAGTTCACCGCAGTCAGCTTTGGATGCCGGTATCGGCCTCGTTGCCCGTGACCGTACCGGCGAAGCAATTGCTATGAACCTCACAATTCGCGAAAACACGTTTCTTAATCCGGCAGCCGTTGGCCGCAAGGCCTTTTCCTTTATGTGGGGAAGCGACGAAACAAAAGCCGCTGTTCAAATCGGCAAGGACATCGCCCTGAGCCCGAATGATCCAACCCTCGCAATCGAGGCCTTGTCTGGTGGAAACCAACAAAAGGTGGTGATGGGTCGTTGGCTTGCGACAGACCGTAAATTGTTGATTTGCGAGGATCCAACAGCGGGCGTAGACGTTGGTGCTAAGGCAGAGATTTACACCTTGTTGAACAAGGCTTTGGAAGCTGGCGTTGCAATAATAATCGTCTCTACAGATTTCGAAGAAGTAGCCGCTATCTGCCATCGCGCGATTGTGTTTAGCCAAGGCCAGATCGTTGGCGAGCTCAAAGGCACCCGACTAACATCAGAAAACCTGATCCAAGCCGCCTCGGCAGGCAATCATGGATTGGCGAAGGAAAACCCCCATGCAATCTCTTAA
- a CDS encoding ABC transporter permease, whose amino-acid sequence MQSLKSNALEPTRAELSKLTLAGRMMRLLPVYGLVIITGVLILLFSILLPNTFPTILNLRAIISDKAIIALLSLGAMIPMAAGRIDLTVGYGIVLWHILAISLQTIYGIPWPIAVGIVLTLGLFTGFLNGLLVEVAQIDSFIATLGTGTVLYALALWHTGGRQMVGLLPDGFYAINGTFVFGLPITGFYVAAITIIMWIVLEYTPMGRYLYGIGANQKAAQLSGIPTRKYVIGAFMSSGFLTALAGVILASKLRIGQASVGLEFLLPALVGAFLGSTTIKPGRVNVFGTIIGVAVLAVGISGIQQFGGSFWVEPMFNGVTLLIAIGIAGYAQRNKGAKSS is encoded by the coding sequence ATGCAATCTCTTAAGTCTAATGCCCTTGAACCGACGCGGGCAGAGCTCAGTAAGCTAACCTTGGCCGGCCGCATGATGCGCCTGTTGCCGGTCTACGGCTTGGTGATCATCACTGGGGTGCTGATCCTTTTATTCTCAATCTTGTTGCCCAACACATTCCCAACGATTTTGAACCTGCGCGCGATCATTTCTGACAAAGCCATCATCGCGTTGCTGTCGTTGGGTGCGATGATCCCGATGGCCGCGGGGCGGATTGATCTGACAGTCGGCTATGGCATCGTTTTATGGCACATCCTCGCCATCTCCTTGCAGACAATTTACGGAATTCCGTGGCCAATTGCGGTTGGCATTGTCTTGACGTTGGGTTTGTTCACCGGTTTCTTGAACGGCCTTCTGGTTGAAGTGGCCCAGATCGACAGCTTTATCGCGACGCTGGGTACCGGCACTGTGCTTTATGCCTTGGCGCTTTGGCACACGGGGGGGCGCCAGATGGTTGGCCTGCTTCCGGACGGCTTTTATGCAATCAACGGAACGTTTGTATTTGGGCTGCCCATCACTGGGTTTTACGTGGCGGCCATCACCATCATCATGTGGATCGTATTGGAATACACCCCGATGGGTCGCTATCTTTATGGAATTGGCGCGAACCAAAAGGCCGCCCAATTGAGCGGCATCCCAACACGCAAATACGTCATCGGCGCGTTCATGAGCTCGGGCTTTTTGACGGCTCTTGCCGGGGTCATCTTGGCATCCAAATTGCGTATCGGACAAGCCAGCGTGGGCCTAGAGTTTCTGCTGCCTGCATTGGTTGGTGCCTTCTTGGGATCGACCACCATCAAGCCCGGTCGGGTCAACGTTTTTGGAACGATCATCGGTGTTGCGGTGCTTGCGGTGGGTATCTCAGGCATCCAGCAATTCGGCGGATCGTTCTGGGTTGAGCCAATGTTTAATGGCGTAACCTTGCTGATCGCCATCGGGATCGCAGGCTACGCGCAACGCAACAAGGGCGCGAAATCATCATAA
- a CDS encoding substrate-binding domain-containing protein, translated as MQRRTTMKVLLATTLLVSTGASAFAETAFDGPSSGPVAAEGKSIVILAGDLKNGGILGVTTGIEEAAAVIGWDVRVLDGAGSIQGRTGAIGQAMALQPDGIIINGFDAVEQQAALEGVSTAGIPMVSWHSGPKIGCDAPGGIFANVSTNAMTVSEVAAKWAIEDGGDNVGAVIFTDSTYQIAIDKADRIKETIEAMGGTVLEYVDTPIADTSSRMGPLTTSLLQKYGSSWTHALAINDLYFDFMGPALAAAGIKGDGAPLAGSAGDGSEAAFQRIRTGQYQAITVAEPLNLQGWQLVDELNRAISGEACSGYITSPALVTQEGLAKLGDSNSFDPDSPYRAAYGAIWGK; from the coding sequence ATGCAACGACGAACAACAATGAAGGTGCTTCTTGCTACGACGTTACTTGTCAGCACGGGTGCATCAGCGTTCGCCGAAACAGCTTTTGACGGACCCTCATCAGGTCCAGTCGCTGCCGAAGGCAAATCAATTGTTATCTTGGCGGGTGACCTGAAAAACGGCGGCATTCTTGGTGTGACGACAGGCATCGAAGAAGCAGCGGCAGTGATCGGATGGGACGTTCGTGTCTTGGACGGCGCGGGTTCAATCCAAGGCCGCACTGGCGCAATTGGTCAAGCCATGGCGTTGCAGCCAGATGGCATCATCATCAATGGCTTTGATGCAGTGGAACAGCAGGCTGCGCTGGAAGGCGTTTCTACCGCCGGCATCCCAATGGTTTCTTGGCACTCTGGCCCCAAAATCGGGTGTGACGCGCCGGGCGGCATTTTCGCCAACGTGTCCACAAACGCAATGACCGTTTCTGAAGTGGCCGCAAAATGGGCCATAGAAGACGGTGGCGACAATGTCGGTGCGGTAATCTTCACAGACTCCACCTACCAGATTGCGATCGACAAAGCGGACCGGATCAAAGAAACCATCGAAGCGATGGGCGGCACAGTTCTTGAATATGTCGACACACCGATTGCAGATACATCCAGCCGGATGGGACCACTAACAACCAGCCTTTTGCAAAAATATGGCAGCAGCTGGACACACGCGTTAGCGATCAATGACCTGTATTTTGACTTTATGGGCCCTGCCCTCGCCGCTGCTGGCATCAAAGGTGACGGCGCGCCACTTGCCGGATCGGCCGGCGATGGCTCAGAAGCTGCGTTCCAGCGGATCCGTACAGGCCAGTACCAAGCAATCACAGTGGCCGAGCCCTTGAATCTTCAGGGTTGGCAGCTTGTGGATGAGTTGAACCGAGCGATTTCTGGGGAAGCATGTTCGGGTTACATCACCTCACCGGCCTTGGTGACTCAAGAAGGACTAGCCAAACTCGGCGACAGCAATTCGTTTGATCCAGATTCGCCATATCGCGCTGCGTACGGTGCGATCTGGGGCAAATAA
- a CDS encoding ATP-binding cassette domain-containing protein, translating to MAELCKLKKGAVMSSEPLVKMRNISKRFGGVTALSDVDLDAYAGEVLAIVGDNGAGKSTLIKILTGVYQPSEGQIMVGGETLEMTNHSDAIAKGIDAVYQTLALADHLDPAANMFLGNELTKSFFGIPVLDNKKMRSETERVLFERLGLTLRSMDAATESLSGGQRQAVAIARAVYTEGLRVLVMDEPTAALGPQETARTLKLIEALKAQGLAVILISHSLDDVFQVSDRVHVQRRGQCAGVVKTSESSQQEVLGLIVGAEEAA from the coding sequence ATGGCGGAGCTTTGCAAACTCAAGAAAGGTGCCGTTATGTCGTCTGAGCCATTGGTCAAGATGCGCAACATTTCAAAACGATTTGGTGGGGTTACCGCGCTATCCGATGTCGACCTTGATGCATACGCTGGCGAAGTTCTCGCAATTGTTGGGGATAACGGTGCGGGCAAATCCACACTGATCAAAATTCTGACAGGCGTGTATCAACCTTCCGAAGGCCAGATCATGGTTGGCGGTGAAACACTGGAGATGACCAACCACTCCGATGCCATCGCAAAAGGTATCGATGCGGTTTATCAAACGCTTGCTTTGGCTGATCATCTTGATCCAGCCGCCAACATGTTTTTGGGCAATGAACTGACCAAGAGCTTTTTTGGCATTCCAGTCCTCGACAACAAAAAGATGCGATCCGAGACCGAGCGTGTGTTGTTTGAACGCCTTGGCCTGACACTTCGTTCCATGGATGCCGCGACCGAAAGCCTGTCTGGCGGTCAACGCCAAGCTGTGGCTATTGCCCGCGCGGTCTATACCGAAGGGCTTCGGGTGCTGGTCATGGACGAGCCGACTGCGGCCCTCGGCCCACAAGAAACAGCACGTACTTTGAAATTGATCGAGGCGCTCAAGGCGCAGGGGCTGGCCGTTATCTTGATCAGCCACTCGCTGGATGACGTCTTTCAGGTTTCTGATCGCGTCCATGTTCAACGGCGCGGCCAATGTGCCGGTGTCGTCAAGACGTCTGAAAGCAGCCAGCAAGAAGTGCTCGGTCTGATCGTTGGCGCTGAAGAAGCAGCCTGA
- a CDS encoding ABC transporter permease: MTTTTTNLPPRSFGERIEPYLAIIGPMVMILAILLFMGAVEPARYFRISNMKLILIDAALYMPMAMAMTFVITQRGIDLSIGSIAALSAIVMAFLIKQYGFPAWVAIPIAIMLGATMGLINGLVITKLKVPDLIGTLAMDLVYRGFALVLAKGLVLARFPDLLTDIGRGQIPGFLPIPVVIGIATMIGGYWLLKKTYFGRYTVAIGSNPEAAEMTGISVNRHKIYAYVLMGATAALAGLMLTGKLNAVQATSAPYFNLHVIAAVVVGGTSLFGGRASIIGSFAGVLLLSMMINALVTLRIEFFWQSVASGVVIVSSVALYTWMQKKDRDGAKGLLSGLSTPEGKKMLRFVLGILGLLALLLVLGSLLAVDPTPSG; this comes from the coding sequence ATGACAACTACAACAACAAACCTTCCGCCGCGCAGCTTTGGCGAACGGATCGAGCCCTATCTGGCAATCATTGGCCCCATGGTCATGATCCTTGCCATCCTTTTGTTCATGGGCGCGGTCGAACCCGCCCGCTATTTCCGCATCAGCAACATGAAGCTAATCTTGATCGACGCGGCGCTTTATATGCCAATGGCAATGGCGATGACTTTTGTCATCACGCAGCGTGGCATCGATTTGTCGATCGGCTCCATCGCGGCCCTCAGTGCTATCGTGATGGCCTTTTTGATCAAGCAATATGGCTTTCCTGCCTGGGTCGCTATTCCGATTGCGATCATGTTGGGAGCCACCATGGGTCTAATCAACGGCTTGGTTATCACAAAGCTAAAGGTGCCTGACTTGATTGGTACTTTGGCAATGGACCTTGTTTATCGTGGTTTTGCTTTGGTTCTTGCCAAGGGGCTGGTTCTCGCAAGGTTCCCGGACCTTTTGACGGACATCGGCCGTGGCCAAATCCCTGGATTTCTACCTATTCCTGTCGTCATCGGGATCGCGACAATGATCGGGGGATATTGGCTGCTGAAAAAGACCTACTTTGGCCGCTACACGGTTGCCATCGGGTCCAACCCTGAAGCCGCTGAAATGACGGGGATTTCCGTTAACAGACACAAGATCTATGCGTATGTTTTGATGGGCGCGACTGCAGCACTTGCTGGCCTTATGTTGACCGGCAAATTGAACGCCGTGCAGGCGACATCAGCGCCCTACTTCAACCTTCACGTTATCGCGGCCGTGGTTGTGGGTGGCACATCACTATTTGGCGGACGGGCGTCCATCATTGGATCATTTGCTGGCGTGCTTTTGCTGTCAATGATGATCAACGCGCTGGTCACTTTGCGTATCGAGTTCTTTTGGCAATCCGTCGCCTCTGGCGTCGTCATCGTGAGTTCGGTCGCGCTGTACACTTGGATGCAAAAGAAAGACCGCGATGGTGCCAAAGGGTTGCTATCGGGCCTGAGCACACCTGAAGGCAAAAAGATGCTTCGATTTGTTCTAGGCATCCTTGGCCTTTTGGCCCTGTTGCTGGTCTTGGGATCGCTGCTTGCAGTTGACCCAACACCCAGCGGTTAA
- a CDS encoding substrate-binding domain-containing protein, whose protein sequence is MKAFTTTLLTTTVLCAGMAMADGHLPLKEMAGIADRDHWLPGEVNADGKLEALQAAVGAEAIPFTGSIDNPVQIALIYPSADTSDFWARNYLAMTKRLEQLGIAYETTEFASRQVEHSLQATYANQVEQDADLYDYVIFGPSELAIQGDNIEKLSGNDGFSTYVWAFHTPLKYLATQPAAWFDFSSAAGALTMCDYMLGRLGNDVTMAMNRGIPGITDNQRSGDFKECVMEKGNWSVAYEHYGEYQTEGGYEGTSLILQAYPEAKVIHNANTAMAMGSVEAQVAAEKTKDIFSTGWGGTGLELDAIRRGDLDATPMRMGDDVGAATAEAIKADLENRGDELPLVFLGRITVAHDQMSADELNALETEAFRFSGVGALKR, encoded by the coding sequence ATGAAAGCCTTTACGACAACTTTACTTACAACAACAGTGCTCTGCGCTGGTATGGCGATGGCAGATGGACATTTGCCACTTAAAGAGATGGCCGGGATTGCGGACCGCGATCACTGGCTGCCGGGCGAAGTTAACGCCGATGGTAAACTTGAAGCGTTGCAAGCTGCGGTTGGCGCAGAAGCCATACCGTTCACCGGCTCGATAGATAATCCTGTTCAGATTGCTCTGATCTACCCTTCTGCAGATACTTCAGACTTTTGGGCGCGCAACTATCTTGCGATGACCAAACGGCTTGAGCAGTTGGGTATCGCGTATGAAACAACCGAGTTTGCGAGCCGTCAGGTCGAGCATTCTTTGCAAGCGACATACGCCAACCAAGTCGAGCAAGACGCAGATCTGTACGACTATGTGATCTTCGGACCATCCGAGCTCGCCATTCAAGGCGATAACATTGAAAAACTGTCCGGAAACGACGGCTTTAGCACCTATGTTTGGGCTTTCCACACGCCGCTCAAGTATTTGGCAACGCAACCAGCAGCTTGGTTTGACTTCTCCTCTGCCGCAGGCGCTTTGACCATGTGTGACTACATGCTTGGCCGTTTGGGCAATGATGTCACTATGGCCATGAACCGCGGTATTCCAGGCATCACCGACAACCAACGTTCAGGTGATTTCAAGGAATGCGTTATGGAAAAAGGTAACTGGAGCGTCGCCTACGAACACTACGGCGAATACCAGACCGAAGGTGGATACGAAGGCACAAGCCTGATCCTCCAAGCCTATCCAGAAGCCAAAGTCATCCATAATGCCAACACCGCGATGGCAATGGGCAGCGTTGAGGCACAGGTAGCGGCCGAGAAAACCAAAGATATCTTCTCGACCGGTTGGGGTGGCACAGGCCTTGAGTTGGATGCGATCCGTCGTGGCGATCTAGACGCGACACCTATGCGCATGGGCGATGATGTTGGCGCGGCAACAGCCGAAGCCATCAAAGCAGATCTGGAAAACCGAGGCGATGAACTGCCTTTGGTCTTCTTGGGCCGCATCACTGTCGCACATGATCAAATGTCAGCTGACGAGTTGAACGCGTTGGAAACAGAAGCCTTCCGCTTCTCCGGCGTTGGCGCATTGAAGCGATAA
- a CDS encoding YncE family protein, giving the protein MAQSMMLIEKCSHCVSWYDIETGARQGRVELPDYPHEFVVDDAFEYAYVGHYGVQNSGIDGTDGRSVIVIDIRKQQIVHTYDLGEHARPHGIDLDAKGRLYVLSEWTAHLLIKENPRAFDQGWDHITPTGGTKSHLFALTADGETAYSMNLTSGDVTMFKPYDPSVAPVSIKTGEKPEGRAMRADEKLLYTTNRISNTVTMIDTETLKVIRSFPTPNDPCRIYHDTKRNRLVTMNHLGGSFSVFDEETGEELHRQDTPANPLALCLDAEQDFAYIAIDCEQVQRFSLDTFEVVQTFETGKEPDVMVILPDGFSNHWKGLS; this is encoded by the coding sequence TTGGCACAATCGATGATGCTTATCGAAAAATGCAGTCACTGTGTAAGCTGGTATGATATTGAAACGGGTGCCCGACAGGGCCGTGTTGAATTGCCAGACTACCCTCATGAATTCGTTGTCGATGATGCATTTGAGTATGCGTATGTCGGCCATTACGGCGTTCAGAATTCTGGCATCGACGGCACTGACGGCCGCTCTGTGATCGTGATTGACATCCGCAAGCAACAGATCGTGCATACATATGATCTTGGCGAGCATGCCAGACCTCATGGAATTGACCTCGATGCGAAAGGCCGTCTGTATGTTCTATCGGAATGGACCGCGCATCTGCTGATCAAAGAAAACCCCCGGGCCTTTGATCAAGGTTGGGACCACATCACGCCGACGGGCGGCACCAAATCTCACCTCTTTGCACTGACCGCGGACGGGGAAACGGCATATTCCATGAACCTGACGTCCGGCGACGTGACTATGTTCAAACCATACGATCCAAGCGTTGCACCTGTTTCAATCAAGACAGGAGAAAAACCCGAGGGCCGGGCAATGCGCGCCGACGAGAAGTTGCTTTATACGACAAACCGGATCTCAAACACTGTGACGATGATCGATACCGAGACTTTGAAGGTGATCCGCTCGTTTCCAACGCCAAATGATCCTTGCCGCATTTACCACGATACAAAACGCAATCGCTTGGTGACGATGAACCATCTTGGCGGATCGTTCAGCGTGTTTGACGAAGAAACCGGCGAGGAATTGCACCGTCAGGATACACCTGCAAATCCGCTCGCGCTGTGCTTGGATGCAGAGCAAGATTTTGCTTACATCGCGATTGATTGCGAGCAAGTTCAGCGCTTTAGCCTTGATACTTTTGAGGTCGTGCAGACCTTTGAAACCGGCAAAGAACCCGATGTCATGGTGATTTTACCAGACGGATTTTCTAACCATTGGAAGGGCTTGTCATGA
- a CDS encoding 4-hydroxythreonine-4-phosphate dehydrogenase PdxA: MSKPRIAIVPGDPSGIGPELIAKLLNDTGVTEAANIVLVGDSHLWEQGAQQADLPVPLTPITEAELAAQEGVHHLDLETISADEIQISTVTEAGGRSSLRCLDKAMDLAQAGLVDGILFAPFNKASMTSAGLNAEDEHRYMARYLGYEGYHSELNVLDDMMTTRVTSHIGLKEVAENITQEAILKAINLANETLLRAGKSRPSIAVAALNPHAGDNGKFGREEIDILEPAIAKAQAKQMNVTGPWPSDTVFLKAKRGEVDAVVTMYHDQGQIAIKLLGFERGVTVAGGLPIPAATPAHGTAFDIAGQNKANVSATRQAFNLLVRMAKTHHAERSQETQL, encoded by the coding sequence ATGAGCAAACCACGTATCGCAATTGTACCAGGGGACCCTTCGGGGATCGGCCCTGAACTGATCGCAAAGCTGTTGAATGATACGGGTGTTACGGAGGCCGCCAACATCGTTTTGGTCGGCGACAGCCACTTGTGGGAACAAGGCGCGCAGCAGGCTGATTTGCCGGTTCCGTTGACCCCAATTACTGAGGCCGAGCTAGCCGCCCAAGAAGGTGTGCATCACCTTGATCTAGAAACGATTTCTGCTGACGAAATTCAGATTTCGACAGTGACAGAAGCCGGTGGGCGTTCGTCGTTGCGGTGCCTTGACAAGGCCATGGACCTTGCGCAAGCGGGCTTGGTTGATGGGATCTTGTTCGCGCCGTTTAACAAGGCTTCGATGACCAGCGCAGGTTTGAATGCCGAGGACGAGCACAGGTATATGGCCCGCTACCTTGGTTATGAAGGCTATCACAGCGAGCTCAATGTCCTTGATGACATGATGACAACGCGCGTCACCAGCCATATCGGCTTGAAAGAGGTCGCCGAAAACATCACCCAAGAAGCCATTCTGAAAGCAATAAACCTCGCGAATGAGACTTTGCTTCGGGCGGGAAAATCACGGCCATCAATTGCTGTCGCAGCCCTTAACCCACATGCTGGTGACAACGGTAAATTTGGTCGCGAAGAGATCGACATTCTGGAACCCGCGATTGCCAAAGCGCAGGCTAAGCAGATGAATGTTACAGGACCTTGGCCGTCTGACACCGTATTTTTGAAAGCAAAACGTGGCGAAGTGGATGCGGTTGTCACGATGTACCACGATCAGGGCCAAATCGCGATTAAGCTGTTGGGGTTTGAGCGGGGTGTGACCGTTGCGGGCGGTTTGCCCATTCCTGCGGCAACCCCTGCCCACGGCACCGCCTTTGATATCGCAGGCCAGAACAAAGCCAACGTCAGCGCAACACGACAGGCCTTTAATCTGTTGGTGCGCATGGCCAAGACGCACCACGCCGAACGATCCCAGGAGACACAGCTATGA
- a CDS encoding L-rhamnonate dehydratase produces MTKIKSIRTRVWNWKGPTVPPSGNFCTNASDALWDKGDAMSSFRFHQWLTCEIETDDGTIGIGNAALAPTVVKKAIDDWYAPMVIGEDPFDYAYIWDKMYRRSHAWGRKGIGMTAMSAIDLAIWDLMGKLTNKPVFKLLGGRTKEKIPVYYSKLYSGSIESMQAEAEEAQKHGYQGFKTRFGFGPKDGMKGMRENIKRVEALREVLGYDVDLMLECYMGWNLDYAKRMLPKLAKFEPRWLEEPVIADDVNGYAELNAMGIIPISGGEHEFSVMGCQQLLEKKAVSVLQYDTNRVGGITAAQKINAIAEAYQIPVIPHAGQMHNYHLTMANVNCPIAEYFPVFDVEVGNELFYYIFEGDPEAVDGFLQLDDNIPGLGITISDKHLHNFDIEE; encoded by the coding sequence ATGACCAAAATCAAATCAATCCGCACGCGCGTCTGGAACTGGAAAGGTCCGACCGTGCCGCCATCGGGCAACTTTTGCACTAATGCTTCTGATGCGTTGTGGGATAAAGGTGACGCAATGTCATCCTTCCGGTTTCACCAGTGGTTAACCTGCGAGATCGAAACAGATGACGGCACCATCGGCATTGGCAATGCGGCCCTCGCGCCTACCGTTGTTAAGAAGGCCATTGATGATTGGTACGCGCCGATGGTCATCGGGGAAGACCCGTTCGATTACGCCTATATCTGGGACAAGATGTACCGGCGTTCCCATGCTTGGGGCCGCAAAGGCATTGGTATGACAGCGATGTCTGCGATTGATCTGGCGATTTGGGACTTGATGGGCAAACTCACGAATAAGCCGGTATTCAAACTCTTAGGCGGGCGCACCAAAGAGAAGATCCCAGTTTATTATTCAAAGCTATATTCGGGTTCGATTGAATCCATGCAAGCTGAGGCCGAAGAGGCGCAAAAGCACGGCTACCAAGGGTTCAAAACCCGCTTTGGCTTTGGGCCCAAGGACGGCATGAAAGGCATGCGCGAAAACATCAAACGGGTCGAAGCCCTGCGCGAAGTGCTGGGTTATGACGTGGATTTGATGCTTGAATGCTACATGGGTTGGAACCTTGATTACGCCAAACGCATGCTTCCCAAGCTGGCCAAGTTCGAGCCGCGCTGGCTGGAAGAACCTGTTATTGCAGACGATGTTAACGGCTACGCCGAACTGAACGCGATGGGGATCATTCCGATCTCGGGCGGAGAACATGAATTCTCCGTCATGGGGTGCCAGCAGTTACTCGAGAAAAAAGCCGTCAGTGTTTTGCAATATGATACGAACCGTGTCGGCGGAATTACGGCAGCCCAAAAGATCAATGCGATCGCTGAGGCCTACCAAATCCCCGTCATCCCGCATGCAGGCCAAATGCACAATTATCACCTGACAATGGCCAATGTGAACTGTCCAATCGCCGAGTATTTCCCCGTCTTTGACGTCGAGGTAGGCAATGAGTTGTTCTATTATATCTTCGAAGGTGATCCCGAAGCCGTGGACGGTTTCCTGCAGTTGGATGACAATATTCCGGGGCTGGGCATCACCATCTCCGACAAGCACCTACACAACTTTGATATCGAGGAATAA
- a CDS encoding dihydrodipicolinate synthase family protein: MSAVYRGIWPVAPTPFNPDGSLDLEGMKRVLDCIIDQGADGICILANFSEQFLISDAERETLARLSVEHIAGRVPVIVTISHYATQIAVERAQFAKDLGADIVMLMPPYHGALLKGTAQQTFEQFQAVGEVGIPIMIQDAPLSGVDLPVPLLVKMAHEIDMVKLFKIECPMAANKLRALIATGGAAIEGPFDGEEAITLLADLDAGATGSMTSGMIVDQIKPVIELHNAGDMEGATAAYGRVAMAINHENRQCGWRSTKAAMVEGGVIKSEFCRHPIEPLHPEIRARLLSLIKPLDPIVLKWGK, encoded by the coding sequence ATGAGCGCTGTTTACAGAGGCATTTGGCCTGTCGCACCGACACCTTTCAATCCCGACGGGTCGCTTGATCTAGAGGGCATGAAACGGGTGCTTGATTGCATCATCGATCAAGGCGCGGATGGCATCTGCATCCTCGCCAATTTCTCAGAGCAGTTTTTGATTTCGGACGCAGAACGCGAAACGCTTGCCCGGCTCTCGGTTGAGCATATCGCGGGGCGTGTGCCGGTGATTGTTACGATCAGTCACTATGCCACCCAAATCGCGGTGGAGCGTGCGCAGTTTGCAAAAGACCTTGGCGCTGACATTGTGATGTTAATGCCGCCCTATCATGGCGCATTGTTAAAAGGGACTGCACAGCAAACTTTTGAGCAGTTCCAAGCCGTTGGCGAGGTTGGCATCCCTATCATGATCCAAGACGCCCCTTTGTCTGGCGTTGATTTGCCTGTGCCGCTCTTGGTCAAAATGGCCCACGAGATCGACATGGTGAAGCTCTTCAAGATCGAGTGCCCAATGGCCGCAAATAAATTGCGCGCACTGATCGCCACAGGAGGCGCGGCGATTGAAGGGCCATTTGATGGTGAAGAAGCCATAACATTGCTGGCTGATTTGGATGCCGGTGCCACGGGTTCTATGACCTCGGGCATGATTGTGGATCAGATCAAGCCGGTGATCGAGTTGCACAACGCAGGCGATATGGAAGGTGCAACAGCGGCTTACGGTCGTGTTGCAATGGCTATCAACCACGAGAACCGGCAGTGCGGTTGGCGTTCAACAAAGGCTGCGATGGTCGAAGGTGGCGTGATCAAATCCGAGTTCTGCCGCCATCCGATTGAACCGCTGCATCCTGAAATTCGCGCGCGTTTGCTAAGCTTGATCAAACCGCTTGATCCAATTGTTTTGAAATGGGGAAAATAA